A genomic stretch from Telmatocola sphagniphila includes:
- a CDS encoding carboxylesterase family protein: MNSLLFLVSGLTLFMTSDNSLLEKLRYDSTAHKTLPYRFLKPAQIEQGKKYPLVIFLHGAGERGTDNEAQLKHGISNFTSKENREKHPCFLIAPQCPEARKWVEVDWSARTHLMPAEPSEPMGALLELIEKTMKDYPIDPERVYVTGLSMGGYGTWDLMARRPKLIAAAIPVCGGADEHTAEKIQHIPVWVFHGDQDTAVAPQRSRNMVAALKKAGGSPKYTEYKGVGHDSWTATYNNADVMQWLFAQKNSPK, translated from the coding sequence ATGAACTCCCTCCTTTTTCTCGTTAGCGGCTTAACACTCTTTATGACCTCCGATAATTCGCTGCTGGAGAAGCTGCGCTACGATAGCACCGCGCACAAAACGCTTCCCTACAGATTCCTGAAACCGGCCCAGATCGAACAGGGCAAGAAGTACCCCCTGGTGATTTTTCTGCACGGGGCTGGGGAGCGCGGCACGGATAACGAAGCTCAGTTGAAACATGGGATTTCCAACTTTACCAGCAAGGAGAACCGGGAGAAACATCCTTGTTTCCTGATTGCCCCGCAGTGCCCGGAGGCTCGAAAATGGGTGGAAGTGGACTGGTCGGCCCGTACGCATCTGATGCCAGCGGAGCCGTCCGAACCGATGGGGGCTCTGTTGGAATTGATCGAAAAGACCATGAAGGATTATCCGATCGATCCCGAGCGCGTCTACGTCACCGGATTATCCATGGGCGGCTACGGCACCTGGGATCTGATGGCCCGACGACCGAAATTGATCGCGGCGGCGATACCGGTCTGCGGCGGAGCCGATGAGCATACTGCCGAGAAAATCCAACATATTCCCGTCTGGGTATTTCATGGGGATCAGGATACGGCGGTAGCTCCCCAAAGATCCCGAAATATGGTGGCGGCTTTGAAAAAGGCCGGTGGATCTCCAAAGTATACGGAGTATAAAGGGGTCGGCCACGATTCCTGGACCGCCACTTACAATAACGCCGACGTGATGCAATGGCTTTTCGCCCAGAAGAACTCCCCCAAATAA
- a CDS encoding DUF1501 domain-containing protein — protein MLTLFGSPQKYCDGVNRRSFLKIGAFAFGATNLTLADIFRAEASQKQTSPKAVINIFLGGGPPHQDTFDLKPEAPSEIRGEFKPISTAVNGIQIGECFPEIAKRMNDYAIIRSIVGSTGGHDAIQCTTGKPPRANANIGGWPSMGSLLSKVLGPGDPSVPPFVGLAAKTAHLPWSDCGGPGFLGAPYAAFKPEGPDLANMKLSTINQQSLGDRKELLTSFDNLRREIDASGNIRGMDAASERALNVLTSSKLLDALDLSKEPESSRKRYGDGKPYQFQYDGAPTVNDQVLLARRLVEAGVRCVTLSFGRWDSHSKNFDLVRDHGRKLDQALSALTDDLKQRGMLNDVVVIAWGEMGRTPRINKEAGRDHWPQVCSAILAGGALRTGQVVGSTDRLGENAKDRPVTHSEVFATIYKAIGIDPDSTMVLDPTGRPTHIVESQVIRELV, from the coding sequence ATGCTTACGCTATTCGGTTCTCCGCAGAAATATTGCGATGGCGTTAATCGTAGATCCTTCCTGAAAATTGGTGCGTTTGCCTTTGGTGCTACAAATCTGACCTTGGCGGATATTTTCCGTGCTGAGGCCAGCCAAAAGCAGACTTCACCCAAAGCCGTAATCAATATTTTCCTGGGCGGCGGTCCACCCCATCAGGACACGTTCGATTTAAAGCCAGAAGCTCCCAGCGAGATTCGCGGAGAATTCAAACCGATCAGTACGGCCGTGAATGGCATCCAGATCGGCGAGTGTTTTCCCGAAATTGCCAAGCGAATGAACGATTATGCGATTATTCGCTCGATCGTCGGTTCGACCGGGGGACACGACGCCATTCAGTGCACCACGGGCAAACCTCCTCGAGCAAACGCCAATATCGGCGGATGGCCGAGCATGGGATCCTTATTGTCCAAAGTGCTAGGCCCGGGAGATCCGAGCGTGCCTCCTTTCGTCGGTTTGGCCGCGAAGACGGCTCACCTTCCCTGGTCGGATTGCGGCGGTCCCGGTTTCCTAGGGGCACCGTATGCCGCTTTCAAGCCGGAAGGGCCCGACCTGGCGAACATGAAACTGTCGACGATCAATCAGCAATCCTTGGGTGATCGCAAGGAACTGTTAACTTCGTTTGACAATCTTCGTCGCGAAATCGATGCCAGTGGAAACATCCGGGGGATGGACGCCGCCAGCGAAAGAGCGCTGAATGTGCTGACCTCGAGCAAGCTATTGGATGCGCTGGATCTCAGCAAGGAACCCGAATCCTCGCGCAAGCGATACGGGGACGGAAAACCTTACCAGTTCCAATACGATGGCGCCCCTACGGTGAACGACCAGGTTCTGCTGGCCCGACGACTCGTGGAAGCAGGCGTCCGCTGCGTGACCCTGTCTTTTGGTCGCTGGGATAGTCATAGCAAGAACTTCGACCTGGTCCGAGATCATGGTCGAAAGCTGGATCAAGCTCTGTCGGCCCTGACCGATGATTTGAAGCAGCGTGGCATGCTGAATGATGTGGTAGTGATTGCCTGGGGAGAAATGGGCAGAACGCCGCGCATCAATAAGGAAGCGGGACGCGACCACTGGCCGCAGGTTTGTAGTGCTATTCTCGCGGGAGGGGCTTTACGGACCGGACAAGTAGTCGGTTCCACGGATCGCCTCGGTGAAAACGCTAAAGATCGTCCCGTCACGCATAGCGAAGTATTCGCGACAATTTACAAGGCCATCGGTATCGATCCGGATAGCACCATGGTGCTCGATCCCACCGGTCGGCCAACGCATATTGTCGAAAGTCAGGTGATTCGAGAGTTGGTTTAA
- the htpG gene encoding molecular chaperone HtpG, which translates to MTAEAKSSMEFKTELKQLLHLITHSLYSNREIFIRELISNASDAINKLRFDSLSKEDLLEGDRDWKITITPDKAAKTLTISDNGVGMNRETIVEHLGTIAKSGTRGFIEALKSQNASSKPDLIGQFGVGFYSSFMVADKVVVLSRAAGEKDAVRWESDGQGTFSVEPTIRDKRGTDVILYLKEDALEYLEPYRISALVKKFSDFVEFPVVLFAEQEENKGPVEETLNSRTALWLKSKNEVQEEEYNSFYQNISGDFEKPLSVLHYNVEGNLQYKVLLFIPAKRPLTYQWEEPKGVQLYIQRVLIMDSCEGLLPPYLRFVRGIVDSGDLPLNISREMLQQNAVLDKMQKGLVRHILEELEGMKNTQKDKYIPFFKQFGDFLKEGIANDWTNKEKLADLLLIESLNTPAGELTSLSDYVSKMPESQKDIYYLVGETREFLAQSPLLEAFKKKGYDVLLMTNNMDEYMITYLTEFKGKKMVAVDQGTLPDLDEPAPDAAAFQDLFKTIKEKVAEISDVRLSNRLSESASCLVADAGALTANRERLLQRMGRIGDGELNTKRIFELNPNHAVVKKLQNVYAANPSDPKVEDTIRLLYDQAVLAEGSKLKDLTGFLRRINELIAPASV; encoded by the coding sequence ATGACTGCAGAAGCCAAATCCAGCATGGAATTCAAGACAGAATTAAAACAACTGCTTCATCTGATTACACATTCGCTCTATTCCAACCGGGAAATCTTCATCCGGGAATTGATCTCGAACGCCAGCGATGCCATCAACAAGCTCCGCTTCGATTCTCTGAGCAAGGAAGACCTCCTGGAAGGCGACCGGGACTGGAAAATCACGATTACACCCGATAAAGCCGCCAAAACGCTGACGATTTCCGACAACGGCGTCGGTATGAACCGGGAAACGATTGTCGAACACCTCGGAACTATCGCTAAATCGGGGACCCGGGGCTTCATCGAAGCGCTGAAATCTCAGAATGCCTCCAGCAAGCCGGATCTCATCGGCCAGTTCGGCGTCGGTTTCTATTCTTCGTTCATGGTTGCCGATAAAGTGGTCGTTCTCAGCCGGGCGGCCGGAGAAAAAGACGCGGTACGCTGGGAATCGGACGGCCAGGGCACCTTCAGTGTGGAACCGACGATTCGCGACAAGCGGGGTACGGACGTCATTCTGTATCTGAAGGAAGATGCCCTGGAGTATCTCGAACCTTATCGCATCAGCGCTCTGGTGAAGAAATTCTCGGATTTCGTCGAATTCCCAGTCGTTTTGTTCGCCGAGCAGGAAGAAAACAAGGGCCCGGTAGAGGAGACTCTAAATTCGCGCACGGCACTCTGGTTGAAGTCGAAAAACGAAGTTCAAGAAGAGGAATACAACAGCTTCTACCAGAATATCAGCGGCGATTTCGAAAAACCGCTGAGCGTGCTCCACTACAACGTGGAAGGCAACCTTCAATACAAGGTGCTGTTGTTCATTCCCGCCAAGCGGCCTTTGACCTATCAATGGGAAGAACCCAAAGGCGTTCAACTTTACATTCAACGCGTCCTGATCATGGATTCGTGCGAAGGGTTGCTGCCTCCTTATCTGCGGTTTGTGCGTGGAATCGTCGATTCGGGCGACTTGCCCTTGAACATCTCTCGAGAAATGCTGCAGCAGAACGCCGTGCTGGACAAGATGCAGAAGGGGTTGGTGCGTCATATCCTCGAAGAACTGGAGGGTATGAAGAATACCCAGAAGGATAAATACATTCCCTTCTTCAAGCAGTTCGGCGACTTCCTCAAGGAGGGGATTGCCAACGATTGGACGAACAAGGAAAAACTGGCTGATCTGCTCTTGATCGAAAGTTTGAATACCCCGGCGGGCGAATTGACTTCCCTGAGCGATTATGTCTCCAAGATGCCGGAATCGCAGAAGGACATTTACTATCTGGTCGGTGAAACTCGAGAGTTTCTTGCTCAATCTCCTCTCCTCGAAGCCTTCAAAAAGAAAGGCTACGACGTCCTGTTGATGACGAACAACATGGACGAGTACATGATCACCTATTTGACCGAGTTCAAAGGTAAGAAAATGGTGGCGGTCGATCAGGGAACTCTACCAGACCTCGACGAACCGGCACCCGACGCCGCCGCTTTCCAGGATCTGTTCAAGACGATCAAGGAAAAGGTCGCCGAGATTTCGGATGTGCGTCTGTCCAATCGCCTCTCCGAATCGGCCTCCTGTCTCGTTGCCGATGCCGGAGCGCTGACTGCCAATCGCGAAAGGCTGCTGCAGCGAATGGGTAGGATTGGGGATGGGGAACTGAACACCAAGCGGATATTTGAGTTGAACCCCAATCATGCTGTGGTGAAAAAACTGCAGAATGTCTACGCGGCCAATCCAAGCGATCCTAAAGTGGAGGATACGATCCGGTTGCTGTACGATCAGGCCGTGCTGGCAGAGGGGTCGAAACTGAAGGATCTCACAGGATTTCTACGCCGGATTAATGAGCTGATAGCGCCCGCCAGTGTATAA